From Lonchura striata isolate bLonStr1 chromosome 3, bLonStr1.mat, whole genome shotgun sequence, one genomic window encodes:
- the CEP68 gene encoding centrosomal protein of 68 kDa: MRARGSTPSRGRSCVRMAVDVGRSPSEESLSGKGEADGRWDSTDTGMDFPELAGSLHQLLGTEEAKPSLQGTEGVAVSRHSHMATDLTHGGSSCCPEVSSASTSKFPRARANSSGKEFLVDTDADGDPVPCRAGRWLLSSKEQQVKASSGWEPVSSPPSRRSSAEENISAGSHHDAHVGCRRQSLGAQSPCPSTPELLRPQTPPSPRSRSVLSSALSSEGNGPSEEPSGSLPASTDVPSAATTAARELSCRWAVEGRALQRRQPPGALLDYRSSVGRIREISSYQADYWACAIPDSLPPSPDRSSPHWNPNKEYEDLLDYAYPLKPRYKLGRIPEPFLHDSGIDLDSFSASPEGMSRSTSIYGRVGQAQGSRENGLWEFVASAERFSTPRPGKRGCSGTGSYFEPSPIAKASFARSASSHLSRGFTKDESSGPSSPGHLAANGRSWDTRGSSCPNYTGQVKSTSGFLPTTGMLPLRKEWESDEEFLSLPPTLKELERLAQFLSNLSLTIRTPGYDHHNLPHHSTSKQPLSSRLAPFEEVRGGDDRGSTEGYAGRWQHCSSQKPSWENTELYGWIHRDPPHRLHLPTGLRDTLDRMCLNEPRVKGDPKKSQQSESLIQCVKMFCCQLEELIRWLYTVVDVTGSWVPPSPDAESVLASLRRYLEFRKDVADHRSLTESVLERGEALLDCMASNSPALKDTLALIAKQSEELESHAEHLYKSILAAVGGKDAGQDKEGSAHSCSLGAASVRPRLR; the protein is encoded by the exons ATG AGAGCCCGAGGCTCAACACCGTCCCGTGGAAGGAGCTGTGTCCGGATGGCCGTGGATGTGGGAAGATCACCTTCTGAAGAGTCGCTGAGCGGGAAGGGTGAGGCCGATGGCAGGTGGGACAGcacggacacggggatggacttcccggagctggcagggagcctgCACCAGCTTCTAGGGACAGAGGAAGCCAAGCCCAGCCTGCAAGGGACAGAGGGTGTGGCAGTGAGCAGACACAGTCACATGGCCACTGACCTTACTCACGgaggctccagctgctgcccagaAGTGTCTTCAGCATCTACATCCAAATTTCCCAGAGCAAGAGCAAACTCCTCAGGGAAAGAGTTCTTAGTGGATACCGATGCTGATGGTGACCCTGTGCCTTGTCGAGCTGGCCGCTGGCTCCTCTCCTCAAAAGAGCAGCAG GTGAAGGCATCGAGTGGTTGGGAGCCGGTGTCCAGCCCTCCCAGCCGGCGCAGCTCTGCCGAGGAGAACATCTCTGCTGGCAGCCACCACGATGCCCATGTTGGCTGTCGGAGACAAAGTCTGGGAGCTCAGTCCCCGTGTCCTTCCACCCCAGAGCTCCTGCGGCCCCAAACCCCGCCCAGCCCCCGGAGCCGCTCCGTGCTGAGCTCGGCCCTGTCCTCAGAAGGAAACGGCCCCTCCGAGGAGCCGTCCGGGAGCTTGCCAGCCAGCACGGACGTCCCTTCTGCAGCCACCACAGCTGCCCGGGAGCTGAGCTGCCGATGGGCAGTGGAAGGCAGGGCCCTGCAGAGGCGGCAGCCCCCGGGCGCTCTGCTCGATTACCGCAGCAGCGTGGGGCGCATCCGGGAGATCTCCTCCTACCAAGCCGATTACTGGGCCTGTGCCATTCCGGATTCGCTGCCCCCGTCTCCGGACCGCAGCTCGCCCCACTGGAACCCCAACAAGGAGTACGAGGACTTGCTGGACTATGCTTACCCGCTGAAGCCGAGGTACAAGCTGGGAAGGATACCAGAGCCTTTCCTCCATGACTCAGGAATAGATCTGGACagcttttctgcttctcctgaGGGCATGTCCAGGTCCACCAGCATCTATGGCCGAGTGGGGCAGGCTCAGGGAAGTAGAGAAAATGGACTTTGGGAGTTTGTGGCCTCTGCAGAGAGATTCTCCACCCCAAGGCCTGGGAAAAGAGGCTGCTCAGGAACTGGCTCATACTTTGAACCTTCACCTATTGCCAAAGCATCATTTGCAAGGAGTGCTTCCTCTCACCTTTCCAGAGGTTTTACTAAGGATGAATCATCTGGGCCAAGCTCACCTGGGCACCTTGCTGCCAATGGGAGAAGCTGGGATACCAGAGGAAGCTCCTGTCCAAACTACACAGGGCAGGTGAAAAGCACCAGTGGGTTTTTACCCACCACAGGAATGCTCCCCCTGAGGAAGGAGTGGGAGAGTgatgaagaatttctttcccTGCCTCCAACACTGAAGGAGCTGGAAAGGCTGGCTCAGTTTTTGTCCAATCTCTCCTTAACGATAAGGACGCCTGGGTATGACCACCATAACCTTCCACATCACAGCACCAGCAAGCAGCCCCTTTCATCTCGGTTGGCTCCTTTTGAAGAAGTGAGAGGTGGGGATGACAGAGGGAGTACTGAGGGTTATGCTGGGCGGTGGCAACACTGCAGCTCCCAAAAGCCCAGCTGGGAAAACACAGAATTGTATGGCTGGATCCACAGGGATCCTCCCCACAGGCTTCATCTACCAACTGGTCTCAGGGACACATTGGATAGGATGTGCCTAAATGAACCACGGGTCAAGGGGGATCCAAAGAAGAGCCAGCAGAGCGAGTCCCTTATCCAGTGTGTTAAG ATGTTTTGCTGCCAGCTGGAAGAGCTGATCCGTTGGCTGTACACCGTGGTGGATGTCACCGGCAGCTGGGTGCCACCCTCGCCCGATGCCGAGAGCGTCTTGGCATCGCTGCGCCGCTACCTG GAATTCAGGAAGGATGTGGCTGACCACCGGAGCCTGACTGAGAGCGTGCTGGAGAGGGGAGAAGCTCTCCTGGACTGCATGGCATCGAATTCACCAG ccttgAAAGACACGCTGGCTCTGATTGCCAAACAGTCGGAAGAGCTGGAAAGCCACGCAGAGCACCTGTACAAGTCCATCCTGGCTGCCGTGGGGGGCAAGGACGCGGGGCAGGACAAGGAGGGCTCAGcacacagctgctccctgg GTGCTGCCTCTGTCAGACCTAGGCTGCGTTAG